The Populus trichocarpa isolate Nisqually-1 chromosome 2, P.trichocarpa_v4.1, whole genome shotgun sequence genome has a window encoding:
- the LOC7471194 gene encoding two-component response regulator 24, whose protein sequence is MATNFNSSWKLGTKMTALVVDDDSINQTIHHRLLEQLGIENQVARNGKEAIDIHCSGKKFDLILMDRDMPIMNGIEATRKLRAMGIRSMIAGVSTRCVKQEIQEFMEAGLDDYQEKPLTSAKIISILHKIDHSGSISY, encoded by the exons ATGGCAACAAACTTCAATAGCAGCTGGAAATTGGGAACCAAGATGACTGCACTTGTCGTGGACGATGATTCAATCAATCAAACTATTCACCACAGACTCTTGGAACAACTTGGGATAGAAAACCAGGTGGCCAGAAATGGGAAGGAAGCTATTGATATCCATTGCTCGGGAAAAAAGTTTGATCTCATTCTGATGGATAGAGACATGCCTATCATGAATGGCATTGAG GCAACAAGGAAACTCCGAGCTATGGGCATACGTAGCATGATTGCCGGTGTATCAACACGCTGCGTAAAACaagaaattcaagaatttaTGGAAGCTGGCCTGGATGATTACCAGGAGAAGCCTTTGACGAGTGCTAAGATCATCTCCATCCTCCATAAGATCGATCACAGTGGCTCAATTTCATACTAG